From the genome of Uranotaenia lowii strain MFRU-FL chromosome 1, ASM2978415v1, whole genome shotgun sequence, one region includes:
- the LOC129738054 gene encoding uncharacterized protein LOC129738054, whose protein sequence is MPAASSAAKEPSLKSLQTKLRAHLDLFKTIVAFVDTLAEVTSIERIQVRLAKLDELWDKVNAALVDIETHGEYTLTPENTPSQVRLDCGESYYDAKATMLERIKELEQETTISHQSTRLHDSSMHPTTEHVKLPQIKLQLFDGNVDEWLSFRDLYLSLIHTKADLPDIEKFHYLKGCLAGEAKKLVDPLAITSANYPIAWECLMKRYNNSKLLKRRQVNTLLKLPSVSRESVTELQCLLEGFERVVQTLDQLVKVEEYKDLLLLEILCSRLDPTTRRAWEEFTAGNEQDKISDLMQFIQKRISVLGSLPNKLSEGRPEYVKRQYGIRTSHNVTRISKGRCVACSDTHPLFMCQTFRKMPIAERDRLVRTNSLCRNCFRNGHMASECMSKFVCHNCKGKHHTLICFRSEGATASNSGTMRRNSRNSEPPSTETVASNIARRSPSTVLLATAVVLVEDNNGFSYPARALLDSGSECNFMAEHLCQRLGIFRQRSNVSVMGIGQSTSEVKHQVTAIIKSRNESYKQQMDFLVLPKVTADLPTADIIFSELHFPAEIELADANFFQSNAIDLILGIQHFFEFFQSGQRKSLGDGLPAITESVFGWVITGVVQNWRQTSKTICNTASSIPLDEYLTRFWSCEEIGSVHKYSPEEMRCEEFFVKTVRRETDERRLDRDSSLREEYNRFIQEYLQLGHMRLVEETREDSTKRCYLPHHPIIKEASTTTKLRVVFDASSKTSSKLSLNDVLLAGPVIQDDLRAIVLRCRTKQIMIVADVEKMFRQIKVFEDDMALQSILWRFNTTEPVKTYELTTITYGTKPAPFLATRTLQQLSIDEANRYPLAAKAMSMDVYMDDVLTGTNDEDEAIQLRRQLSELSERGGFRLRKFASNSVQVLQEIPTEDLAVNVSGEVELDPNSTIKTLGLVWQPSTDTFRFQFIIQNLKPNEKLTKRKVLSAIAALFDPLGLLGAVITTAKLVMQRLWCLTDDQNNRLDWDHEIPEDLAEDWRRFYAKIPMLNELHIPRCSIIPMAVTTEIHIFSDASERAYGACVYIRSISTSGRVGVQLLTSKSSVAPLKSQSIPRLELCGALKAAELAEKVKESIKLEAKICFWTDSTCVLQWLNSIPATWSTFVANRVSKIQIITEQYAWRHVPGQENPADIISRGTSPEEIKQNVAKRSLWWEGPPWLKMEEKFWPKQPVTINTDAAASETKRKVTNVATIDTPSFIDEYVERFSSLSDLIRKTAYWLRLKGMLRRLEPSSSGVLSTKELREAEYVIIREIQREAFKEEWKQLTNGEPVSRNSPMRFFNPFLGSDNLIRLGGRLKHAQVTEDTRHPIVLPSRHPFTKLLFEAFHKRLLHAAPQLLLSSIRLKYWPLGGRNYARQTVQQCLRCFRMKPKSMEQFMGELPVARVTISPPFSRTGVDYFGPVYIRPGPRRVAVKAYVSLFICLVTKAIHLELVSDLSTEKFLQALRRFIGRRAIPSDIYSDNGTNFVGARNQLQELFTNLRSKTHNQQVSKECSERGIQWHFNPPAAPHFGGLWEAAVKSAKQHLLKVLGQNALSFEEFNTLLIQIEACLNSRPITPMSEDPNDLEPLTPGHFLTGRSLQQLPEVDLTELSTGRLKQYQIIQQKIQFFWKRWQKEYLSQLQGRYKRWKPPVQISVGQLVVIKDENTPPMRWRLGRIQQLHPGEDGIVHCKKSTPIVYVPSHISQSINCGNFSAGEDVYYNWYPKIHLRTPDGQDDDEGMREKSVHDRHREMGNNMARDGLRAMGYERRAAREPTPGITTTAETDGNNNTTPYPRETTPITP, encoded by the exons ATGCCAGCAGCTTCATCCGCCGCCAAGGAGCCTTCTCTGAAGAGCCTTCAGACTAAACTTCGTGCACATCTGGATCTGTTTAAAACAATTGTTGCGTTTGTGGATACGCTTGCTGAGGTTACTTCAATTGAACGTATCCAGGTGCGTTTAGCTAAACTAGACGAACTGTGGGACAAAGTGAATGCTGCCTTGGTGGACATTGAAACTCATGGAGAATACACTTTGACACCGGAGAATACCCCGTCCCAGGTTCGCTTAGACTGTGGAGAATCCTATTACGATGCGAAGGCAACAATGCTGGAAAGAATTAAGGAGTTAGAGCAGGAAACAACAATATCACACCAATCTACGAGACTTCATGATTCTTCGATGCATCCGACTACGGAACACGTTAAGCTACCacaaatcaaattacaacttttCGATGGAAATGTGGACGAGTGGCTTAGCTTCAGGGATTTATATTTATCTTTAATCCATACCAAAGCAGATTTACCAGACATCGAAAAGTTTCATTATCTAAAGGGATGCTTAGCAGGAGAGGCAAAGAAACTCGTTGATCCACTCGCAATAACCAGTGCCAACTATCCAATTGCGTGGGAATGTCTGATGAAACGttacaacaacagcaaacttttAAAACGACGGCAGGTGAATACGCTTTTGAAGTTGCCAAGCGTTTCAAGAGAATCTGTTACGGAATTGCAGTGTCTACTAGAGGGTTTCGAGCGAGTTGTACAAACACTAGATCAATTAGTGAAGGTCGAAGAATACAAGGATCTACTACTACTCGAGATTCTGTGCAGCAGACTTGATCCAACTACCCGACGTGCGTGGGAGGAATTCACAGCAGGCAATGAGCAGGATAAAATTTCGGATTTGATGCAGTTCATCCAGAAGAGGATTTCGGTTCTAGGTTCCCTACCCAACAAATTATCCGAAGGTCGACCAGAATACGTTAAAAGGCAATATGGAATACGAACTAGCCACAACGTCACGCGCATCTCTAAGGGTCGCTGTGTTGCGTGTTCAGACACCCATCCCCTCTTCATGTGCCAGACTTTCAGGAAGATGCCGATAGCGGAAAGGGATAGATTGGTTCGAACAAACTCACTTTGCAGAAATTGCTTCCGAAATGGACACATGGCTTCGGAGTGTATGTCGAAATTCGTATGCCACAACTGCAAGGGTAAACACCACACGTTAATCTGCTTTCGCTCAGAAGGGGCAACTGCCTCCAATTCCGGCACTATGAGGAGAAATTCTAGAAATTCAGAACCACCATCGACGGAAACAGTCGCATCTAATATCGCACGGCGATCACCTTCAACAGTGCTTCTAGCAACAGCCGTAGTTTTGGTAGAGGACAACAATGGATTCAGCTATCCTGCCCGAGCATTGCTGGACTCCGGGTCGGAGTGCAATTTTATGGCGGAGCATTTGTGTCAAAGATTAGGTATCTTCCGACAGCGCTCGAACGTTTCAGTAATGGGAATCGGCCAATCAACTTCCGAAGTCAAGCATCAAGTCACTGCGATTATCAAGTCTCGAAACGAAAGCTACAAACAACAAATGGACTTCCTGGTTTTACCGAAGGTGACAGCGGATCTACCAACAGCAGACATTATTTTTTCCGAACTACATTTCCCAGCGGAGATCGAATTAGCAGACGCCAACTTCTTCCAATCCAATGCAATCGATCTGATCTTAGGCATCCAACATTTCTTTGAATTCTTCCAATCTGGTCAACGGAAATCGCTAGGAGATGGATTACCAGCTATTACAGAATCCGTTTTTGGCTGGGTTATTACTGGTGTAGTACAAAACTGGAGGCAAACTTCAAAGACCATCTGTAATACAGCTAGTTCGATACCTTTGGACGAATATCTAACTCGTTTTTGGTCCTGCGAGGAAATAGGATCGGTTCACAAATATTCACCCGAAGAAATGCGCTGTGaggagtttttcgtcaagacgGTTCGCAGAGAAACTGATG AGCGCAGATTGGATCGTGATTCTAGCCTGCGTGAAGAGTACAACCGATTCATTCAGGAATATTTACAACTTGGCCACATGCGATTGGTAGAGGAAACTCGAGAGGACAGTACAAAACGTTGCTATCTCCCACATCATCCTATAATTAAAGAAGCTAGCACAACAACAAAACTTCGAGTGGTTTTCGACGCGTCAAGCAAAACTTCAAGCAAACTATCGCTGAATGATGTATTGCTAGCAGGACCCGTCATACAAGATGATCTAAGAGCAATTGTCCTACGGTGCAGAACGAAACAAATAATGATTGTTGCTGATGTGGAAAAGATGTTCCGTCAAATCAAGGTGTTCGAAGACGATATGGCTCTACAAAGCATCCTATGGCGGTTCAACACAACGGAGCCTGTAAAAACGTACGAACTTACAACGATCACGTATGGCACCAAACCGGCACCCTTTCTTGCGACAAGAACTCTCCAGCAACTGTCAATCGACGAAGCAAATAGATATCCCTTAGCGGCCAAGGCGATGTCAATGGATGTTTACATGGACGATGTGTTGACCGGTACAAACGACGAAGATGAAGCAATCCAGTTGAGAAGGCAGCTCAGCGAACTATCCGAACGAGGTGGATTTAGGCTAAGAAAGTTCGCCTCCAATTCAGTCCAAGTGCTTCAAGAAATTCCAACAGAAGATTTAGCAGTGAATGTCTCCGGAGAGGTTGAACTCGATCCCAATTCTACCATTAAAACACTCGGCCTGGTATGGCAGCCTTCGACAGACACATTCCGTTTCCAATTTATTATCCAGAACTTGAAGCCAAATGAAAAACTCACGAAACGCAAGGTTTTATCCGCAATTGCAGCCCTATTCGATCCATTAGGTCTCTTGGGAGCTGTGATTACAACCGCAAAACTAGTTATGCAGCGTCTATGGTGTTTAACGGATGATCAAAACAATCGTTTGGATTGGGATCACGAGATTCCTGAAGATTTAGCCGAAGACTGGAGAAGGTTCTACGCTAAAATACCAATGCTGAACGAGTTACACATCCCACGTTGTTCAATCATACCCATGGCAGTGACTACTGAAATCCATATATTCTCCGATGCATCTGAGCGCGCGTACGGAGCCTGTGTGTATATTCGAAGCATAAGCACTTCAGGAAGGGTCGGCGTACAATTACTAACGTCGAAATCCAGCGTTGCACCGTTGAAATCTCAGTCGATTCCCAGACTGGAGCTTTGTGGAGCGTTGAAGGCAGCGGAACTTGCGGAGAAGGTCAAGGAGTCAATCAAACTGGaagctaaaatttgtttttggaccGATTCTACTTGCGTATTGCAATGGCTTAATTCAATTCCCGCAACATGGTCAACCTTTGTAGCCAATCGTGTATCCAAAATCCAAATCATCACCGAACAATACGCATGGAGACACGTTCCAGGTCAAGAGAACCCGGCAGATATAATTTCTCGAGGTACAAGTCCGGAGGAGATCAAGCAAAACGTGGCAAAACGCAGTCTTTGGTGGGAAGGTCCGCCCTGgttgaaaatggaagaaaaattcTGGCCGAAGCAGCCAGTAACCATCAACACCGATGCAGCCGCTAGTGAAACAAAAAGAAAGGTCACGAATGTTGCGACAATCGACACGCCTAGTTTTATTGATGAATACGTCGAAAGGTTTTCTTCATTGTCCGATTTGATTCGTAAAACGGCGTATTGGCTGAGATTAAAAGGGATGTTACGGAGGTTAGAGCCAAGCTCATCAGGTGTTCTTTCTACTAAAGAGTTAAGAGAAGCCGAATATGTTATTATACGGGAAATCCAGAGAGAAGCATTTAAGGAAGAGTGGAAACAATTAACCAACGGTGAACCCGTTTCACGCAATTCTCCGATGAGGTTTTTCAATCCATTCTTAGGATCCGATAACTTAATACGATTGGGCGGCAGGTTAAAGCATGCTCAAGTTACCGAAGACACAAGGCATCCTATTGTCCTCCCGTCACGACATCCATTCACCAAACTTCTATTTGAAGCGTTCCACAAGCGACTTCTACATGCAGCCCCACAACTACTTCTTAGCTCCATAAGACTCAAATATTGGCCACTAGGAGGACGGAATTATGCCCGTCAAACAGTTCAGCAGTGCCTACGTTGTTTTAGAATGAAACCGAAATCTATGGAGCAATTTATGGGAGAACTTCCTGTTGCACGCGTCACAATTTCTCCACCCTTTTCCAGAACCGGAGTAGACTACTTCGGCCCTGTATATATTCGGCCTGGACCACGCCGAGTAGCAGTCAAGGCATACGTTTCCCTGTTTATCTGTTTGGTGACAAAGGCGATACACTTGGAATTAGTTTCCGATTTATCAACGGAGAAATTTCTACAGGCGTTACGAAGGTTCATAGGACGGCGTGCAATTCCAAGCGACATTTACTCAGATAACGGCACAAATTTTGTAGGTGCCCGCAACCAACTACAGGAATTGTTCACAAATCTGCGCAGCAAAACCCACAATCAACAAGTTTCCAAGGAATGCTCGGAAAGGGGCATACAATGGCATTTTAATCCCCCAGCTGCTCCCCATTTTGGAGGCCTGTGGGAAGCAGCAGTTAAATCCGCCAAACAGCATCTGCTTAAGGTGTTAGGACAAAACGCTTTatcctttgaagaattcaaCACTCTTCTTATTCAAATTGAGGCTTGCCTAAACTCTAGGCCAATAACTCCGATGTCAGAGGACCCCAACGATCTTGAACCACTGACCCCCGGACATTTTTTAACTGGGAGGTCGTTGCAGCAGCTACCAGAAGTGGACTTAACCGAATTATCTACGGGAAGGCTCAAACAGTATCAAAtaatacaacaaaaaatacaattctTCTGGAAACGTTGGCAGAAGGAGTATCTATCCCAGCTCCAAGGAAGATACAAACGATGGAAGCCTCCAGTACAGATCTCGGTTGGTCaactcgtcgtgataaaggatGAAAATACCCCACCGATGCGTTGGCGATTAGGGCGTATCCAACAGCTACACCCTGGAGAAGACGGAAtagtacactgcaaaaaatcgacACCTATAGTTTATGTTCCTTCACACATAAGCCAATCAAT AAATTGCGGCAATTTCAGCGCGGGCGAGGATGTATATTACAACTGGTACCCTAAAATACATCTGCGTACCCCCGATGGTCAAGACGATGATGAAGGCATGAGAGAGAAGAGCGTACACGATCGACACCGAGAGATGGGCAACAACATGGCGAGAGATGGTCTCCGAGCGATGGGATACGAGAGACGGGCAGCGAGAGAACCAACACCAGGCATTACCACCACAGCAGAAACCGATGGCAACAACAATACCACCCCCTACCCCCGGGAAACCACCCCAATAACACCCTAA